The Desulfomonilaceae bacterium genome includes a window with the following:
- a CDS encoding fatty acid--CoA ligase gives MDKKPRLIQRTPSAYSYPLLIKNLLITPILYAPDQEIVYRDKLRMTYRDLYQRINRLASALTDLGVGSDDTIGVMDWDSHRYLECFFAIPMMGSVLHTVNIRLSAEQIIYTVNHAEDTVLLVNEEFAPLVESIKDQLKTVKTIILMKDSDEGPKSSLNFAGEYEELLAKASPDFEFPDFDENTMATLFYTTGTTGDPKGVYYSHRQLVLHTFDMSMALSGFSSIVRFQSADVYMPITPMFHVHAWGIPYLATLLGCKQVYPGRYEPALLLKLLLTEKVTFSHCVPTILHMLVSSPVAKQVDLSNWKVVIGGSALPRGLAKAAMDLGIEIIAAYGMSETCPLLTAANLKPKMADWSLEDKIDVITKTGLPTPLVNLKVVDSLGKEVPHDGITTGEIVVRTPWLTQGYFKSPEKSEELWKDGWLHTGDVANMDPEGYVKITDRFKDVIKTGGEWISSLELESLISQHPSISEVAVIGVPDDKWGERPVALVVQKVDHTFSEDVLRAYMQGIADKGVISKWAIPDRFFLVQEIPKTSVGKLNKKVIRQQVGEGVYK, from the coding sequence ATGGACAAGAAGCCCAGACTGATTCAAAGAACACCCAGCGCGTACTCATACCCCCTGTTGATCAAGAATCTTCTGATTACGCCTATTCTTTACGCTCCAGACCAAGAGATAGTATACCGGGATAAACTGAGAATGACGTACAGAGATCTGTACCAGCGCATAAACAGGTTGGCTTCGGCTCTAACCGATTTGGGTGTCGGGTCTGACGACACTATTGGAGTCATGGATTGGGATTCGCATCGTTATCTGGAGTGCTTTTTCGCTATTCCGATGATGGGCTCAGTGCTTCACACCGTTAATATCAGGCTTTCAGCCGAACAGATAATATATACGGTCAACCATGCTGAGGACACGGTTCTACTTGTCAATGAAGAGTTTGCGCCTCTCGTTGAGAGCATTAAGGATCAGCTCAAGACAGTCAAAACAATCATTCTGATGAAAGATTCCGACGAAGGCCCAAAATCGAGCCTGAATTTCGCCGGGGAATATGAGGAATTGCTTGCCAAAGCTTCTCCCGATTTTGAATTTCCGGATTTTGATGAAAATACTATGGCTACCCTTTTCTATACAACAGGCACAACAGGGGATCCTAAGGGTGTGTACTATAGTCACAGACAACTTGTGCTTCACACGTTCGACATGTCTATGGCCCTTTCCGGTTTTTCGTCCATTGTAAGGTTCCAGTCCGCCGATGTGTATATGCCGATCACACCTATGTTCCATGTCCATGCGTGGGGCATTCCCTACCTGGCTACTCTTTTGGGTTGTAAACAGGTATATCCGGGAAGATATGAGCCGGCATTATTGCTCAAGCTTCTTCTAACCGAAAAAGTGACTTTTTCACACTGTGTTCCGACCATTCTTCACATGTTAGTCTCCAGTCCTGTGGCTAAACAGGTAGATTTGAGCAATTGGAAAGTCGTAATTGGAGGATCCGCTTTGCCCAGGGGGCTAGCAAAGGCTGCTATGGATTTGGGCATCGAAATTATTGCGGCGTACGGTATGTCTGAAACCTGTCCACTCCTTACAGCCGCCAATTTGAAGCCAAAAATGGCCGACTGGAGTCTAGAAGACAAGATCGATGTGATTACCAAAACAGGTTTGCCGACACCTTTGGTGAACCTCAAAGTTGTTGATTCACTGGGAAAAGAAGTTCCGCATGACGGGATAACAACAGGGGAGATAGTTGTAAGAACTCCTTGGCTTACCCAGGGCTATTTCAAGTCACCGGAGAAGTCTGAGGAACTATGGAAAGATGGATGGCTTCACACAGGTGACGTTGCCAATATGGATCCTGAAGGCTATGTGAAGATCACAGATCGGTTCAAGGATGTTATAAAGACTGGTGGTGAATGGATCTCATCGCTCGAACTGGAGAGTCTCATAAGTCAACATCCTTCAATTTCTGAAGTCGCTGTCATAGGTGTTCCTGATGACAAGTGGGGGGAAAGACCTGTAGCCCTGGTTGTACAGAAGGTTGACCACACTTTCTCCGAGGATGTCTTACGGGCTTACATGCAGGGAATTGCTGACAAAGGCGTAATATCAAAGTGGGCGATACCGGACCGGTTCTTTCTGGTTCAGGAGATACCCAAGACCAGTGTGGGTAAACTGAATAAAAAGGTTATACGCCAACAGGTTGGCGAGGGAGTTTACAAGTAA
- a CDS encoding sigma 54-interacting transcriptional regulator, with protein MPNYALDISSKDIRDHLPGPLRRLADEKDIIHEFEQGALILDKETSANHVAYVVSGSAGVVLKNEDDERMAVDVCGPGDIFGGVEFFTGVPWKSDTELIADEYVIALVISSLDFENLIRLNPDFTVNLTKNLVRKIMSLDRLMLRSKQKRRALHSLISQEYEIFPDYVIGESIRKSLAPKIERLAESDGPTLVIGESGVGKELIAQQMYKMSRYAKEVFLVLDLHRASDNWLTGSLEGSGKENESEITEKQLRLIFGHEEAGRDGSIKETPGYFELSDEGTLLIRGIEKLTPVCQMKLMEAIVTDTFRRRGGFAQMRAKVRLLATTRLSKSQITLENHPLIFGLLQRSVTIPPLRQRRREIPGLIRYYLKKYQEELGRELSDLPRETLKTLLNYSWPGNDLELSITLKRAILVCEGGVLRPQDIYFDLQHVQGKWKVNLFKFASIKKAFLSPLYPALLQSAVTPFFFLILLFLFLGPSDPLNNPAALISWALGWPILIGGSLIWARFWCSLCPIGVISNLAQRLVSFEKPFPAFLKRHSDFLIAGAVLFVIWFETATNIRNSPAKLGLLLLTMLLSAILVSIVYERQSWCLYLCGLGGMVGVLSKTSFLELRANSAICISQCSSNECYLGTSENVGCQFGHAGPRLRSNRVCRLCGQCVKNCPHSAITLNLRLPGEEIWQLSQRHAGTAFLVLGMIGGLFSEMVSTMPEYKALAVQTPFSPVVFFTMVFLTIIISLNLMTLAAAQLSRRIFGDTLRQNFARFGLALLPITLTCFLAFHVYYLINLGVQIPILISKYFDIEILRSLIITVEPDTTRHIQYVTVLIGLVWTLITDFKLAQWSDKSWSRKFLGLAPHALVAIVISGLMIKAVNAFFYSVK; from the coding sequence ATGCCCAATTATGCGTTAGACATTTCTTCCAAAGACATAAGAGACCATCTTCCCGGTCCGCTTAGGCGTCTCGCTGATGAAAAAGACATTATTCATGAGTTTGAACAGGGCGCTTTGATTCTTGACAAAGAAACTTCAGCCAACCATGTCGCTTATGTGGTTTCAGGATCAGCCGGTGTTGTCCTAAAAAATGAGGATGACGAAAGGATGGCTGTAGATGTCTGCGGTCCCGGCGATATATTTGGCGGGGTTGAATTTTTTACAGGTGTGCCCTGGAAATCGGACACGGAACTAATTGCGGATGAGTATGTTATTGCATTAGTCATTTCATCTCTTGACTTTGAAAATCTGATTCGCCTCAATCCGGATTTCACAGTCAACCTGACGAAGAACCTTGTTCGAAAGATAATGTCTCTTGATAGGCTGATGCTAAGGAGCAAACAGAAGCGGAGGGCGCTCCACTCTCTTATAAGTCAGGAATACGAAATATTTCCAGATTATGTGATCGGGGAAAGCATCCGGAAAAGTCTGGCCCCCAAAATTGAAAGGCTGGCGGAATCGGATGGCCCTACGTTGGTTATAGGTGAGAGTGGGGTAGGCAAAGAGTTAATTGCTCAACAGATGTACAAAATGAGCAGGTATGCCAAAGAGGTATTCCTGGTACTGGATTTACATCGTGCTTCCGACAACTGGCTAACCGGTTCACTAGAGGGCTCCGGCAAAGAAAATGAATCCGAAATCACGGAAAAACAGTTAAGGCTGATTTTTGGACATGAAGAAGCGGGCCGTGACGGATCAATCAAAGAAACTCCCGGTTATTTCGAATTGAGCGACGAAGGAACGCTTCTCATACGCGGGATTGAGAAACTGACCCCTGTATGCCAAATGAAGCTTATGGAGGCAATAGTCACGGACACCTTTCGACGTCGAGGGGGGTTTGCTCAAATGCGAGCAAAGGTCCGTCTGCTGGCCACTACCAGGCTTTCCAAATCCCAAATTACATTGGAGAATCATCCTTTAATTTTTGGACTGCTTCAGAGATCCGTCACTATACCCCCGCTTAGACAGCGACGTCGTGAGATACCCGGTCTTATCCGCTATTATTTGAAAAAATATCAGGAAGAACTGGGGCGAGAATTGAGCGATCTACCTAGAGAGACGCTGAAAACACTTCTCAACTACAGTTGGCCTGGGAATGATTTGGAACTTTCAATCACATTGAAACGAGCCATACTTGTTTGCGAAGGGGGAGTTTTAAGGCCCCAGGACATATACTTTGACCTTCAGCACGTTCAAGGCAAATGGAAGGTAAATCTTTTCAAGTTTGCGTCGATCAAAAAGGCGTTTCTCAGTCCCCTATATCCGGCTTTGCTCCAAAGCGCCGTAACTCCATTCTTTTTTCTCATACTATTGTTCCTGTTCTTGGGGCCATCCGATCCTTTAAATAACCCTGCGGCCCTTATAAGTTGGGCTCTTGGATGGCCGATCCTAATTGGAGGGTCCCTTATATGGGCCAGATTCTGGTGCTCATTGTGTCCGATAGGGGTAATCTCGAATCTCGCCCAGCGCTTGGTTTCTTTCGAAAAGCCATTCCCCGCTTTTTTGAAAAGACATTCTGATTTTCTTATTGCGGGAGCGGTTCTTTTTGTTATCTGGTTCGAAACAGCCACAAACATTAGAAATTCGCCTGCCAAGCTTGGCTTGCTTCTTCTAACAATGCTACTGTCCGCCATACTTGTGTCGATCGTTTACGAACGTCAGTCGTGGTGTCTATACCTTTGCGGCCTGGGTGGAATGGTAGGAGTGCTTTCAAAAACTTCTTTTTTGGAACTCCGCGCCAACAGCGCTATTTGCATATCACAATGCTCCTCAAATGAATGTTACCTCGGAACAAGCGAGAATGTCGGATGCCAGTTTGGGCATGCTGGGCCTAGGTTGAGGAGCAACCGGGTTTGTAGATTATGTGGCCAGTGCGTCAAGAACTGCCCTCATTCCGCGATAACTCTTAATCTACGGCTACCTGGTGAGGAAATATGGCAACTCAGCCAGAGACATGCGGGTACAGCTTTTTTGGTTCTTGGAATGATAGGGGGATTGTTTAGCGAGATGGTGAGCACAATGCCGGAGTATAAAGCGCTAGCCGTACAGACACCCTTTTCTCCGGTTGTATTCTTCACCATGGTCTTTTTAACGATTATCATCAGCCTCAACCTGATGACCCTGGCGGCGGCGCAGCTATCCCGACGGATTTTTGGCGATACGTTGAGACAAAATTTCGCGCGTTTCGGGTTGGCTCTACTTCCGATCACGCTAACCTGTTTTCTAGCTTTTCATGTATATTATCTCATTAACCTTGGCGTGCAGATACCTATCCTGATAAGTAAGTATTTTGACATAGAAATTCTTAGAAGTTTGATCATAACGGTTGAGCCGGACACAACCAGGCACATTCAGTACGTGACAGTCTTGATTGGGTTGGTTTGGACTCTAATCACCGATTTCAAGCTTGCTCAATGGAGCGACAAATCATGGTCCAGAAAGTTTCTAGGCCTGGCGCCTCACGCCTTGGTCGCAATAGTTATTTCTGGCTTGATGATAAAGGCCGTCAATGCGTTCTTTTACAGTGTCAAGTGA
- the bamD gene encoding outer membrane protein assembly factor BamD, producing the protein MILFVRFLLVTILAVLMSGCPALWNSDVKDKSVSPEELFSKAKDKLKEKSYADAVSSLERLKSAYPEFKQMPQVYLSIADAFYDEGSYDRAIARYLQFLELYPADKDASKARYQIGMSYFNQIKGTDLDNRVVKQAIRSFKAVSEAPDAGEWGKKAEEKSRECQRKLADKELYKARSYISLGNYKAARLAAQRVLDQYPKLGLDDEAKQLLANIKSK; encoded by the coding sequence GTGATTTTGTTTGTCCGTTTCTTATTAGTGACTATACTTGCCGTTCTAATGTCGGGTTGTCCTGCTTTATGGAACTCCGATGTCAAAGACAAAAGCGTTTCGCCTGAAGAGCTATTCAGCAAGGCCAAGGACAAACTAAAGGAAAAAAGCTATGCCGACGCGGTAAGTTCTCTTGAACGATTGAAATCGGCTTACCCCGAATTTAAGCAAATGCCCCAAGTCTATTTATCAATAGCTGACGCTTTCTACGATGAAGGTTCATACGACAGGGCGATAGCAAGATATTTGCAGTTTCTCGAACTTTATCCCGCCGACAAAGACGCCTCCAAGGCTCGCTATCAAATAGGCATGTCATATTTCAATCAGATCAAAGGAACGGACCTTGATAACCGTGTGGTCAAACAGGCCATAAGGTCCTTCAAAGCAGTCTCAGAAGCGCCGGATGCCGGAGAATGGGGAAAAAAGGCCGAAGAAAAAAGTCGGGAGTGCCAGAGAAAACTCGCTGACAAGGAGTTGTACAAAGCTCGCTCTTATATCAGTCTTGGAAACTATAAGGCTGCTCGCTTGGCTGCTCAACGGGTTCTCGATCAATATCCTAAGCTGGGCCTGGATGACGAAGCCAAGCAACTTCTGGCAAATATCAAAAGCAAGTAG
- a CDS encoding acyl-CoA dehydrogenase → MAEKFVSIRNLRFLLHEMFHTERLTEFEYYSDHSRETFDLALDTALKISKALLQPVLQEMDKNPPEFINGAVRVHPLVKEFIKECGAGGWIAANASYELDGQQLPFTVTSACHFIFGAANYSASVYPLLMYGAAHLIDSFGSEDLKREFIPRMFSGKWQGTMALTEPQAGSSLGDLRTQAVNTDKDYYLIRGQKIFISAGDHDAVENVVHLMLARIKGSPPGTKGVSLFVVPKRRFNQEGALVSNDVNVSALYHKLGYRGAPIVQLSLGENDDCHGYLVGAANKGLSYMFQMMNEARLEVGLGAAAIASAAYHASLEYARERRQGRKVSEKNPESEPVRIIEHSDVRRMLLFQKAVVEGSLSLVLQCCLYSDLAHVRTGDLKERYSLLLDLLTPAAKTYPSEMGVLSVSQGLQVLGGYGFCDEFPLEQFYRDIRIHPIHEGSTGIQGMDLLGRKIVMNGGKAFLLFLEEVGATIRSAQNRDLLKLYGDRLEDALNSLKDITFGLTKIGSSGRIENFLADATLYLELFSIVTIAWQWLKQAIVASRGIDSSPGESDRAFYSGKLVTMKYFFHYELPKTKGLLERLSENDGLTVNFDENCLDD, encoded by the coding sequence ATGGCTGAGAAATTCGTCAGTATCAGGAATTTAAGATTCTTGCTTCACGAAATGTTCCACACTGAACGTCTAACAGAATTTGAGTACTATTCCGATCATTCGAGGGAGACTTTTGATCTCGCGTTGGATACGGCGCTTAAGATATCGAAGGCTCTTCTTCAACCAGTACTTCAGGAGATGGACAAAAATCCGCCCGAATTCATAAACGGCGCAGTGCGCGTTCACCCATTAGTTAAAGAATTTATAAAAGAATGTGGGGCGGGGGGATGGATAGCCGCAAACGCTTCATATGAACTTGATGGCCAACAACTACCCTTTACAGTAACGTCCGCCTGCCATTTCATATTTGGCGCGGCAAATTATTCAGCGTCCGTATATCCTTTGCTCATGTACGGGGCGGCTCATTTGATTGATTCTTTTGGGTCGGAGGATCTTAAACGTGAATTCATTCCTCGAATGTTCTCGGGGAAGTGGCAGGGCACAATGGCTCTTACTGAACCGCAGGCCGGAAGTTCACTGGGAGATCTGCGGACACAGGCTGTCAATACTGACAAAGATTATTACCTAATACGAGGCCAAAAGATCTTTATCTCAGCGGGCGACCATGATGCGGTTGAAAATGTGGTTCATCTAATGTTGGCAAGGATTAAGGGCTCTCCTCCAGGGACTAAAGGCGTTTCCCTTTTTGTGGTTCCTAAAAGACGCTTCAATCAGGAAGGCGCTCTGGTTTCGAACGATGTCAATGTTTCAGCCCTTTACCACAAGTTGGGTTATCGTGGGGCGCCGATAGTGCAACTCAGTCTGGGAGAAAACGACGACTGCCATGGCTATCTGGTAGGCGCAGCGAACAAGGGTCTTTCTTACATGTTTCAAATGATGAACGAGGCCAGGTTAGAGGTGGGCCTCGGCGCGGCAGCGATAGCTTCAGCAGCGTATCACGCGTCCCTGGAATACGCCAGGGAACGACGCCAGGGTCGAAAAGTGTCGGAAAAGAATCCTGAGTCTGAGCCTGTCAGAATCATCGAACACAGTGATGTGCGTAGAATGTTACTTTTCCAGAAAGCTGTAGTTGAAGGATCTCTATCCCTTGTTCTCCAATGTTGTCTGTACTCCGATCTGGCGCATGTCAGAACTGGCGACCTGAAGGAACGTTACAGCTTGCTTTTGGATCTACTCACGCCGGCAGCCAAGACATATCCGTCGGAAATGGGAGTACTATCGGTCAGTCAGGGGTTGCAAGTCCTTGGGGGCTATGGTTTCTGTGATGAATTCCCTCTGGAGCAATTCTATAGAGACATCAGGATACATCCTATTCATGAGGGTTCGACAGGAATCCAGGGTATGGATCTACTGGGCCGGAAAATCGTAATGAACGGTGGGAAGGCTTTTTTACTGTTTCTTGAAGAAGTTGGGGCGACCATAAGATCAGCCCAAAACAGGGACTTGCTCAAACTTTACGGCGATAGGCTCGAAGATGCTCTCAATTCGTTGAAAGACATTACCTTTGGCCTGACCAAGATAGGCTCTTCAGGCCGGATCGAGAATTTTCTGGCGGACGCCACCTTATACCTGGAGTTGTTCTCGATAGTCACCATCGCATGGCAATGGTTAAAACAGGCTATTGTTGCATCCAGGGGTATTGACTCTTCTCCTGGCGAGTCGGATAGAGCTTTTTATAGTGGTAAGCTGGTAACCATGAAATATTTCTTCCACTATGAGCTTCCCAAGACAAAAGGGCTGTTAGAACGTCTTTCCGAAAATGATGGCCTCACAGTGAACTTTGATGAAAATTGTTTGGATGACTGA
- a CDS encoding polyprenyl synthetase family protein, translating to MDLLESIQSTMDQLEDQLIQQLRSRVPVAFEIGAHIMNSGGKRIRPQLTVIAARMGGYTGIHAVTLSGAIECIHTATLLHDDVVDSADTRRGRPAANTLWSNEMCVLGGDFILAKAFTALTSIQNLRILEIVSRTTERLSEGELFQMMNIGNMDFSEKDYLQVITDKTAVLMEAACRGGSILGGLDSEKEEALARFGFNLGIAFQMTDDVIDYRSEKETMGKNPGKDLEEGKLTLPLIASLRGANPEEKAAVKEMIHGKTVTNEDLAWVRKFLDRRGGLTETLSRSRDYLNAAVESLAIFPDSEEKRALIKLSDRILHRTY from the coding sequence TTGGACCTTTTAGAATCAATACAGTCCACTATGGACCAATTGGAAGATCAACTCATACAACAGTTGCGTAGTCGAGTTCCCGTCGCTTTTGAAATAGGCGCTCACATTATGAATAGCGGAGGCAAGAGAATCAGGCCTCAATTAACGGTTATAGCAGCGAGAATGGGTGGCTACACGGGTATTCACGCTGTAACGCTGTCCGGCGCGATTGAGTGCATACATACGGCCACGCTTTTACACGACGATGTAGTGGATTCTGCGGACACGCGTCGAGGCAGACCAGCGGCAAACACCCTTTGGTCGAATGAAATGTGCGTCCTAGGAGGTGATTTCATACTCGCCAAGGCGTTTACCGCCCTCACATCGATCCAGAACCTGAGAATACTGGAAATTGTGTCACGAACCACTGAGCGACTCAGTGAAGGTGAGCTTTTTCAAATGATGAACATAGGCAACATGGATTTTAGCGAAAAAGATTACCTCCAAGTCATCACGGATAAAACAGCGGTCCTTATGGAGGCTGCCTGCAGAGGGGGATCAATTCTGGGCGGCCTTGATTCGGAGAAAGAAGAAGCCCTGGCCAGGTTTGGTTTCAACCTGGGGATCGCTTTCCAGATGACGGACGATGTCATCGATTACAGGTCCGAAAAAGAGACGATGGGGAAGAACCCTGGAAAAGATCTGGAAGAAGGGAAATTGACACTTCCGTTGATCGCTTCTCTGAGAGGGGCAAACCCTGAGGAAAAGGCTGCGGTAAAGGAGATGATTCATGGGAAGACCGTGACGAATGAAGATCTTGCATGGGTGCGGAAATTTCTTGATCGCAGAGGCGGACTAACGGAGACATTGTCTCGCAGTAGAGACTACCTCAACGCAGCGGTGGAGTCCTTGGCCATATTCCCTGATTCCGAAGAGAAAAGGGCGCTAATCAAGCTCTCAGATAGAATATTGCACAGAACCTACTGA
- a CDS encoding nucleotide sugar dehydrogenase, translated as MFEKNILCIGAGYVGGPTMAVIARHCPEYRIMVVDLNQERIAQWNSSQLPIFEPGLDQIVSQVRGKNLFFSTEVDDHIEEADIIFVSVNTPTKTFGMGAGKAADLQFWEKTARQILKNSSRGKIVVEKSTLPVRTAAAIGRILDSNEKGIHFEVVSNPEFLAEGTAIRDLENPDRVLIGARQTESGQAALHEIVNIYRHWVPEDKIVTSNVWSSELSKLVANAFLAQRVSSINTISALCEKTNADIEEVARAVGMDSRIGPKFLKAGVGFGGSCFKKDILNLTYIAENYGLFEIARYWEQVIQINSYQQRRFANLIITNMFNTVVGKKIAVFGFAFKADTGDTRESPAIQVCRSLLEEKADLAIHDPKASEGARQDLKDYQGKFTLESDPYNAAFGAHAIVITTDWAEFAKLDYHRIYKNMEKPAFIFDGRNLLDHKQMFEIGFTVHRIGKPPLSRL; from the coding sequence ATGTTCGAAAAAAATATTCTCTGTATTGGCGCAGGTTACGTGGGCGGCCCTACTATGGCCGTGATAGCGCGCCATTGCCCCGAGTATAGAATCATGGTTGTTGATCTGAACCAGGAGCGTATCGCCCAGTGGAATTCATCTCAGTTGCCGATTTTTGAGCCGGGCCTCGATCAGATAGTGTCGCAAGTTCGCGGAAAGAACCTTTTCTTCAGCACTGAGGTTGATGATCACATTGAAGAGGCCGACATAATCTTTGTGAGTGTAAACACCCCTACCAAGACATTTGGCATGGGAGCAGGGAAAGCGGCGGATTTACAATTCTGGGAGAAAACTGCCAGACAAATTCTGAAAAACAGTTCACGAGGAAAGATAGTTGTTGAGAAAAGCACTCTTCCCGTCAGGACGGCGGCGGCGATAGGGCGAATACTTGATTCAAACGAAAAAGGGATCCACTTCGAGGTTGTATCCAATCCGGAATTCCTCGCAGAAGGAACGGCAATCAGGGATTTGGAAAATCCGGACAGGGTCCTAATCGGGGCTCGGCAGACCGAATCCGGTCAAGCGGCCCTTCATGAAATAGTCAATATTTATAGACATTGGGTGCCAGAGGACAAAATAGTTACTTCTAATGTGTGGTCCAGTGAACTGTCAAAATTGGTGGCTAACGCATTTCTTGCTCAAAGAGTGTCATCGATCAACACGATCTCGGCTCTTTGTGAAAAGACCAACGCAGACATAGAAGAAGTCGCTAGGGCGGTAGGAATGGATTCCAGGATCGGCCCCAAGTTTCTCAAAGCGGGCGTTGGTTTTGGTGGTTCATGTTTCAAGAAGGATATTTTAAACCTGACTTACATAGCTGAAAACTATGGGTTGTTTGAAATTGCCCGATATTGGGAACAGGTCATACAAATCAACTCTTACCAGCAGCGAAGATTCGCCAACCTTATAATCACTAATATGTTTAATACCGTTGTGGGCAAGAAAATAGCAGTGTTCGGTTTTGCATTTAAAGCCGACACGGGTGACACGAGGGAGTCACCGGCAATACAGGTATGTAGATCGCTTCTGGAGGAAAAAGCCGATCTCGCCATTCATGACCCCAAAGCTTCTGAAGGAGCCAGGCAAGACCTGAAAGATTACCAAGGGAAATTTACCCTCGAGTCCGATCCTTACAATGCGGCTTTCGGAGCGCATGCTATTGTGATAACTACCGATTGGGCTGAGTTTGCAAAACTTGATTACCATAGAATTTATAAAAACATGGAAAAGCCCGCCTTTATTTTTGACGGCAGGAATCTGCTCGATCACAAACAAATGTTTGAAATAGGATTTACAGTCCACCGGATAGGCAAACCGCCATTGTCACGATTGTGA
- a CDS encoding DUF362 domain-containing protein — protein sequence MEKKVVGVARYETPFISVRDVVELAGGISQISKSEKVFIKPNIVFWSKSAPFPKWGVVTTSRVVMDVVKLLKDQGVDDITIGEGTVVLDPKDRETQAHAYSYLGYTSLEKRFGVRLINVFDRPFEKVDVGEGVSLNFNTDILHSDVVINLPVLKTHAQAVVSLGVKNLKGTIDINSRKKCHTVSGERDLNFYVSTLMRNFPKMLTLIDGVYSNERGPGFDGKARRTNLLVASWDVLSADFVGAQILGYRPDQVPHLKQAAEFSSRPTDMSEIEVRGLNIESVASFHEYTFPYTQDNSLPAPMAKMGISGVSYPKYDSSLCTYCSLLTGAVLTTIAMSWKGAPWPNVEVLTGKLMKPTPGKKSILIGKCLFEANKNTGDLKDVIFVKSCPPNPEKIVEAFASSGVEINPYILKNLDKFPASFMKKYENNPDFDESFYHI from the coding sequence ATGGAAAAGAAAGTGGTCGGAGTGGCTCGATATGAGACTCCGTTTATTTCTGTTCGAGATGTGGTGGAACTGGCCGGTGGAATTAGCCAAATTTCGAAATCTGAAAAGGTGTTTATAAAACCCAATATTGTTTTCTGGAGCAAATCGGCGCCTTTCCCAAAATGGGGAGTAGTTACTACCTCCAGAGTCGTAATGGATGTCGTAAAGCTTTTAAAAGATCAGGGAGTAGACGACATAACAATTGGGGAAGGAACGGTCGTGCTTGATCCCAAAGACAGGGAGACCCAAGCCCATGCCTACAGTTATTTAGGTTACACATCTTTGGAAAAGCGATTTGGAGTAAGACTCATCAATGTCTTTGATCGGCCGTTTGAAAAAGTCGATGTTGGGGAGGGCGTTAGCCTCAATTTCAATACAGATATTCTACACAGCGATGTCGTCATCAACCTACCCGTCTTGAAAACGCATGCTCAGGCGGTTGTCAGTCTGGGAGTCAAGAATCTCAAGGGAACTATTGACATCAATTCACGTAAAAAGTGCCACACTGTCAGCGGAGAGAGGGATCTTAATTTCTATGTTTCAACATTGATGAGAAATTTTCCCAAAATGTTAACCCTCATTGACGGTGTCTATTCTAATGAAAGAGGACCAGGGTTCGATGGGAAAGCCAGAAGAACGAACCTTCTCGTTGCGTCGTGGGATGTTCTTTCAGCCGATTTCGTCGGGGCCCAGATTTTGGGATACAGACCGGATCAGGTTCCTCATCTGAAACAAGCGGCAGAGTTCAGCTCAAGACCCACGGACATGTCCGAAATCGAGGTCAGGGGCCTCAATATAGAATCCGTCGCAAGTTTCCATGAATATACTTTCCCTTACACTCAAGACAATTCGCTTCCCGCGCCGATGGCAAAAATGGGAATCTCCGGCGTCTCATACCCAAAATATGATTCGAGTCTGTGCACATATTGTTCTTTGCTGACCGGAGCGGTATTGACTACCATTGCCATGTCCTGGAAAGGAGCGCCGTGGCCCAATGTTGAGGTTTTAACCGGCAAGCTCATGAAACCTACGCCGGGAAAGAAATCGATATTGATTGGAAAATGTCTCTTCGAAGCGAACAAAAACACCGGTGACTTGAAAGACGTGATATTTGTGAAAAGTTGTCCGCCCAACCCTGAAAAGATCGTCGAAGCTTTCGCCAGCAGTGGAGTTGAAATAAACCCCTATATACTTAAAAACCTGGACAAATTTCCAGCTTCTTTCATGAAAAAGTACGAAAACAATCCTGACTTTGATGAATCCTTTTACCATATTTAA